A genomic window from Streptomyces broussonetiae includes:
- a CDS encoding ABC transporter ATP-binding protein, producing the protein MTTDTTTQEPTPGASASGEVVLDARGVTMRFGGLTAVRNVDLTVNSGEIVGLIGPNGAGKTTFFNCLTGLYVPTEGEVRYKDQVLPPKSFKVTAAGIARTFQNIRLFANMTVLENVLVGRHTRTREGLWSALLRGPGFHRAEAASRERAMELLRFVGLDRKAEHLARNLPYGEQRKLEIARALASEPGLLLLDEPTAGMNPQETRATEELVFAIRDQGIAVLVIEHDMRFIFNLCDRVAVLVQGEKLIEGDSATVQGDERVIAAYLGEPFENAPGDEEVAEVEAAEAQAEADTENTTDAAPGEENDR; encoded by the coding sequence ATGACCACCGACACCACCACCCAGGAGCCCACCCCGGGCGCCTCCGCCTCCGGCGAGGTCGTCCTCGACGCCCGCGGCGTGACCATGCGCTTCGGCGGACTGACCGCCGTACGCAATGTGGACCTGACCGTGAACAGCGGCGAGATCGTCGGGCTGATCGGCCCCAACGGCGCCGGCAAGACGACCTTCTTCAACTGCCTGACCGGCCTGTACGTGCCCACCGAGGGCGAGGTCCGCTACAAGGACCAGGTGCTGCCGCCCAAGTCCTTCAAGGTCACCGCGGCCGGCATCGCCCGTACCTTCCAGAACATCCGGCTGTTCGCCAACATGACCGTGCTGGAGAACGTCCTGGTCGGCCGGCACACCCGCACCAGGGAGGGCCTGTGGTCGGCGCTGCTGCGCGGCCCGGGATTCCACCGCGCCGAGGCGGCCTCCCGCGAACGGGCCATGGAACTGCTCCGGTTCGTGGGCCTGGACCGGAAGGCGGAGCACCTCGCCCGCAACCTGCCCTACGGCGAGCAGCGCAAGCTGGAGATCGCCCGCGCGCTGGCCAGCGAGCCAGGTCTGCTGCTGCTCGACGAGCCGACGGCCGGCATGAACCCGCAGGAGACCCGGGCCACCGAGGAGCTGGTCTTCGCCATCCGGGACCAGGGCATCGCCGTCCTCGTCATCGAGCACGACATGCGCTTCATCTTCAACCTCTGCGACCGGGTCGCCGTCCTGGTGCAGGGCGAGAAGCTGATCGAGGGCGACAGCGCGACCGTCCAGGGCGACGAGCGCGTGATCGCGGCCTATCTCGGCGAGCCCTTCGAGAACGCGCCCGGCGACGAGGAGGTGGCCGAGGTCGAGGCCGCCGAGGCACAGGCCGAGGCGGACACCGAGAACACGACCGACGCCGCGCCAGGCGAGGAGAACGACCGATGA
- a CDS encoding ABC transporter ATP-binding protein, with translation MTALLEVEDLRVAYGKIEAVKGISFTVEAGQVVTLIGTNGAGKTTTLRTLSGLLKPVGGQIRFGGKSLKKVPAHQIVALGLAHSPEGRHIFPRMTIEDNLRLGAFLRSDKPGIEQDIQRAYDLFPILGERRKQAAGTLSGGEQQMLAMGRALMSQPKLLMLDEPSMGLSPIMMQKIMATIAELKSQGTTILLVEQNAQAALSLADQGHVMEVGTIVLSGTGQDLLHDESVRKAYLGED, from the coding sequence ATGACCGCACTGCTCGAAGTCGAGGATCTGAGGGTCGCCTACGGCAAGATCGAGGCCGTCAAGGGCATCTCCTTCACGGTCGAGGCCGGCCAGGTCGTCACCCTCATCGGTACCAACGGCGCCGGCAAGACCACCACCCTGCGCACGCTGTCCGGTCTGCTGAAGCCGGTCGGCGGGCAGATCCGGTTCGGCGGCAAGTCGCTGAAGAAGGTCCCGGCCCACCAGATCGTCGCGCTGGGCCTCGCCCACTCCCCCGAGGGCCGGCACATCTTCCCGCGCATGACCATCGAGGACAATCTGCGCCTCGGGGCGTTCCTGCGCAGCGACAAGCCCGGCATCGAGCAGGACATCCAGCGCGCCTACGACCTCTTCCCCATCCTCGGGGAACGCAGGAAGCAGGCGGCGGGCACCCTCTCCGGCGGTGAGCAGCAGATGCTGGCGATGGGCAGGGCGCTGATGTCCCAGCCCAAGCTGCTGATGCTGGACGAGCCGTCGATGGGTCTGTCGCCGATCATGATGCAGAAGATCATGGCGACGATAGCCGAACTCAAGTCCCAGGGCACGACGATCCTGCTGGTCGAGCAGAACGCCCAGGCCGCGTTGTCACTGGCCGACCAGGGTCATGTCATGGAGGTCGGCACGATCGTCCTGTCCGGCACGGGGCAGGATCTGCTGCACGACGAGTCCGTGCGCAAGGCGTACCTGGGCGAGGACTGA
- a CDS encoding ANTAR domain-containing response regulator, producing the protein MTAESPQPVDAPDEDKSHVPPLTTRVVIAEDEALIRLDLKEMLEEEGYTVVGEAGDGEQAVELAREHKPDLVILDVKMPKLDGISAAEKIAEESIAPVLMLTAFSQRDLVERARDAGAMAYLVKPFSKSDVVPAIEMAVSRFTELKQLEKEVADLTLRLETRKLVDRAKSILQTEYGLTEPAAFRWIQKTSMDRRMSMQQVAEAVITDSEEKKSAKKD; encoded by the coding sequence GTGACCGCCGAGTCGCCCCAGCCCGTAGACGCGCCCGACGAGGACAAGTCGCACGTGCCTCCGCTGACGACCCGTGTCGTCATCGCCGAGGACGAGGCCCTGATCCGGCTCGACCTGAAGGAGATGCTGGAGGAAGAGGGGTACACCGTCGTCGGCGAGGCCGGGGACGGCGAACAGGCCGTCGAGCTGGCCCGCGAGCACAAGCCGGACCTGGTCATCCTGGACGTGAAGATGCCCAAGCTGGACGGCATCTCCGCGGCCGAGAAGATCGCCGAGGAGTCCATCGCGCCGGTCCTGATGCTCACCGCCTTCTCCCAGCGCGACCTGGTGGAGCGTGCCCGGGACGCCGGTGCCATGGCGTACCTGGTGAAGCCGTTCAGCAAGAGCGACGTCGTACCGGCCATCGAGATGGCCGTCTCCCGCTTCACCGAGCTGAAGCAGCTGGAGAAGGAGGTCGCCGACCTCACCCTGCGCCTGGAGACCCGCAAGCTGGTCGACCGGGCGAAGTCCATCCTGCAGACCGAGTACGGCCTGACCGAGCCGGCCGCCTTCCGCTGGATCCAGAAGACCTCCATGGACCGCCGCATGTCGATGCAGCAGGTCGCCGAGGCGGTCATCACGGACAGCGAGGAGAAGAAGTCCGCGAAGAAGGACTGA
- the pyk gene encoding pyruvate kinase produces MRRAKIVCTLGPATDSYDQIKALVDAGMDVARFNLSHGTHAEHEERYRRVRKAADETGRSVGILADLQGPKIRLGHFGEGPVLLERGDEFTITVEEGVEGDRHRCGTTYAGLAADVAPGERVLVDDGKVCLEVTAVDGPRVHTRVVEGGMVSDHKGLNLPGVAVSVPALSEKDEADLRWALRTGFDVIALSFVRSGHDAEDVRRIMAEEGRRLPVIAKVEKPQAVENLDGIVAAFDGIMVARGDLGVEMPLEQVPIVQKRAIKLARRNAKPVIVATQMLDSMIENSRPTRAEASDVANAVLDGTDAVMLSGETSVGKYPVETVRTMAKIVEAAEEGMLAAGLPPLTERNKPRTQGGAVARAAAETGDFLGAKFLVAFTQSGDTARRLSRYRSPIPLLAFTPEQATRSQLSLTWGAETFLGPHVDSTDAMVEQVDELLLKYGRCEKGDVVVITAGSPPGVPGSTNLVRVHHIGEDDSPEEPKEPK; encoded by the coding sequence ATGCGCCGAGCAAAGATCGTCTGTACTCTGGGGCCCGCCACCGATTCGTACGACCAGATCAAGGCACTGGTCGACGCCGGAATGGATGTCGCCCGGTTCAATCTCAGCCACGGCACCCATGCCGAGCACGAGGAGCGCTACCGGCGGGTGCGCAAGGCGGCCGACGAGACCGGCCGCAGCGTCGGTATTCTCGCCGACCTTCAAGGTCCGAAGATCCGGCTCGGTCACTTCGGCGAAGGCCCCGTACTCCTTGAACGCGGCGACGAGTTCACCATCACCGTAGAGGAGGGCGTCGAGGGCGACCGCCACCGGTGCGGCACCACCTATGCCGGCCTCGCCGCCGACGTCGCCCCGGGCGAGCGCGTCCTGGTGGACGACGGCAAGGTCTGCCTGGAGGTCACCGCCGTCGACGGTCCCCGTGTGCACACCCGGGTGGTCGAGGGCGGCATGGTCTCCGACCACAAGGGCCTGAACCTCCCCGGCGTCGCCGTCTCCGTGCCCGCCCTGTCCGAGAAGGACGAGGCGGACCTGCGCTGGGCCCTGCGCACCGGCTTCGACGTCATCGCCCTGTCCTTCGTGCGCAGCGGCCACGACGCCGAGGACGTGCGGCGCATCATGGCCGAGGAGGGCCGCCGCCTGCCGGTGATCGCCAAGGTCGAGAAGCCGCAGGCCGTGGAGAACCTGGACGGCATCGTCGCCGCCTTCGACGGCATCATGGTCGCGCGCGGCGACCTGGGTGTGGAGATGCCGCTGGAGCAGGTGCCGATCGTGCAGAAGCGCGCGATCAAGCTCGCCCGGCGCAACGCCAAGCCGGTCATCGTCGCCACCCAGATGCTCGACTCGATGATCGAGAACTCCCGCCCGACCCGCGCCGAGGCCTCCGACGTGGCCAACGCGGTCCTCGACGGCACGGACGCGGTGATGCTCTCCGGCGAGACCAGCGTCGGAAAGTACCCGGTCGAGACCGTGCGCACCATGGCCAAGATCGTCGAGGCGGCCGAGGAGGGCATGCTCGCGGCGGGCCTGCCCCCGCTGACCGAGCGGAACAAGCCCCGCACCCAGGGCGGCGCGGTCGCCCGGGCCGCCGCCGAGACGGGCGACTTCCTCGGCGCGAAGTTCCTGGTGGCGTTCACCCAGTCGGGAGACACCGCCCGCCGGCTCTCCCGCTACCGCTCGCCGATCCCGCTGCTCGCGTTCACCCCGGAGCAGGCCACCCGCTCCCAGCTCAGCCTGACCTGGGGCGCGGAGACCTTCCTCGGCCCGCACGTCGACTCCACCGACGCCATGGTCGAGCAGGTGGACGAGCTGCTGCTCAAGTACGGCCGCTGCGAGAAGGGCGACGTCGTGGTGATCACGGCCGGCTCCCCGCCCGGGGTCCCCGGCTCGACCAACCTGGTCCGGGTTCACCACATCGGTGAGGACGACAGCCCTGAGGAACCCAAGGAACCGAAGTGA
- a CDS encoding lysine N(6)-hydroxylase/L-ornithine N(5)-oxygenase family protein, with translation MTIPPQHESASPRDLVGIGIGPCNLSLAALAHPLAELDAVFYEQRPGFDWHPGLLIEGATIQVPFLADLVTLADPSSPWSFLHYLRTCERLFPFYFAERFHIQRAEYDAYCRWVAQSLPGLHFRHQVDSVRWNPERDVFEVDFAQLDAEGEVESLGRTHTRNIVLGVGTAPHVPDPLKPLVDAPGVPVIHAADYLDHRDSLLAAEHVTVVGSGQSGAEVFLDLLRHRPAGRERLHWIGRSEAFAPMEYSKLGLEHFTPDYTRYFHGLTEPVRDRLVAAQWQLHKGIDAGTLAAIHDELYRRTVHGSWPDAVLTPGVRVRTAGRIATTKVELHLEHLQQGSRSRLTTDAVVLATGYRERPLDRILAGLDPYMRRDSSERPRIDAEFRLVLDPSVIGSVYVQNAELHTHGVGAPDLGLAAWRSATILNSLTAKETYPLPVRTAFTSFGLQDALSPVPQVPRAALRLTPLADGQ, from the coding sequence ATGACCATCCCCCCGCAGCACGAGTCCGCATCCCCCCGCGACCTGGTCGGCATCGGCATCGGACCGTGCAACCTCTCCCTCGCCGCCCTCGCGCACCCGCTCGCCGAACTCGACGCCGTCTTCTACGAACAGCGCCCCGGTTTCGACTGGCACCCCGGCCTGCTCATCGAGGGCGCCACCATCCAGGTGCCGTTCCTCGCCGACCTGGTGACCCTCGCCGATCCGAGCAGCCCCTGGAGTTTCCTGCACTACCTCAGGACCTGCGAGCGGCTCTTCCCCTTCTACTTCGCCGAGCGCTTCCACATCCAGCGCGCCGAGTACGACGCCTACTGCCGCTGGGTCGCCCAGAGCCTGCCCGGGCTGCACTTTCGCCACCAGGTCGACTCGGTGCGCTGGAACCCCGAACGGGACGTGTTCGAGGTCGACTTCGCCCAGCTCGACGCCGAGGGCGAGGTCGAGTCCCTGGGCCGTACCCACACCCGCAACATCGTCCTCGGTGTCGGCACCGCCCCCCATGTGCCCGACCCGCTCAAACCCCTGGTGGACGCCCCCGGCGTGCCCGTCATCCACGCCGCCGACTATCTCGACCACCGCGACAGCCTGCTGGCCGCCGAGCACGTGACCGTCGTCGGCTCCGGACAGTCCGGCGCGGAGGTCTTCCTCGACCTGCTCCGCCACCGCCCGGCAGGCCGCGAGAGGCTGCACTGGATCGGCCGCAGCGAGGCGTTCGCACCGATGGAGTACTCCAAGCTCGGTCTGGAGCACTTCACGCCCGACTACACGCGCTACTTCCACGGCCTCACCGAGCCCGTCCGCGACCGGCTGGTCGCCGCGCAGTGGCAGCTGCACAAGGGCATCGACGCGGGCACCCTGGCCGCCATCCACGACGAGCTGTACCGGCGCACCGTGCACGGCAGCTGGCCCGACGCCGTCCTCACCCCCGGCGTCCGGGTCCGCACGGCCGGCCGGATCGCGACGACCAAGGTCGAACTGCATCTGGAGCATCTCCAGCAGGGCAGCCGTTCCCGCCTCACCACCGACGCCGTCGTGCTCGCCACCGGCTACCGCGAGCGCCCGCTCGACCGTATCCTCGCCGGACTCGACCCTTACATGCGCCGTGACAGCAGCGAACGCCCGCGCATCGACGCGGAGTTCCGGCTGGTCCTCGACCCCTCGGTCATCGGCTCGGTCTACGTCCAGAACGCCGAGCTGCACACCCACGGCGTCGGCGCCCCCGACCTGGGCCTCGCCGCCTGGCGCAGTGCCACCATCCTCAACTCGCTCACTGCAAAGGAGACTTATCCGCTGCCCGTCCGAACTGCCTTCACCAGCTTCGGACTTCAGGACGCCCTGTCCCCGGTGCCGCAGGTCCCCCGGGCCGCACTGCGGCTGACGCCCCTCGCCGACGGACAGTGA
- a CDS encoding pyridoxal phosphate-dependent decarboxylase family protein translates to MRGDDPLPTAPLASGPRAADVLRPLLGTVLDALAAGGRARGGPLPAGGPEAVATRVADVLGDVLPDHGDPDALRALVQTLAEGAADPADPLCAAHLHCPPLAVAAAADLAASILNPSLDSWDQAPAAAALEAAVTRALAHTAGLADALVTTGGTESNQLALLLAREAHGTGVRLVCGAGAHHSLPRAAWLLGLPDPVVVPAPSGVLDPAALDKALTTLPGPLLVAATAGTTDTGLIDPLPEIAGLCAAHGARLHIDAAYGGGLLFSDRHRERLAGLEAAHTVTLDLHKLGWQPIAAGLLAVARPAELAVLHQRADYLNADDDTEAGFPDLLGRSLRTTRRPDVLKIAVTLRTLGRTGLGTLVDQVCARAREFAALVEAHPGFELYGRPVISTVLFRPAGADDDTVAAVRRRLLHEGRAVLGRARPDGRLWFKATLLNPHIRPDDLARLLKSAEEGTSV, encoded by the coding sequence ATGCGCGGTGACGACCCTCTGCCCACCGCGCCCCTCGCCTCGGGCCCCCGCGCCGCCGATGTGCTGCGGCCCCTGCTCGGCACGGTCCTCGACGCGCTCGCGGCCGGTGGCCGGGCCCGCGGCGGGCCGTTGCCCGCCGGTGGCCCCGAGGCGGTCGCCACGCGCGTCGCCGACGTACTCGGCGATGTCCTGCCCGACCACGGCGACCCGGACGCCCTCCGCGCCCTCGTGCAGACCCTCGCCGAGGGCGCCGCCGACCCCGCGGACCCGCTGTGCGCGGCCCATCTGCACTGTCCGCCGCTCGCCGTGGCCGCGGCGGCCGACCTCGCGGCGAGCATCCTCAACCCGTCGCTGGACTCCTGGGACCAGGCCCCGGCCGCCGCCGCCCTGGAGGCCGCGGTGACCCGCGCGCTCGCTCACACGGCCGGTCTCGCCGACGCCCTGGTCACCACCGGCGGCACCGAGTCCAACCAACTCGCCCTGCTGCTCGCCCGCGAGGCGCACGGCACCGGCGTCCGGCTGGTGTGCGGGGCGGGCGCCCACCACTCGCTGCCGCGCGCCGCCTGGCTGCTCGGCCTGCCCGACCCGGTCGTGGTGCCCGCCCCGAGCGGAGTGCTGGACCCGGCCGCCCTGGACAAGGCCCTCACCACGCTTCCCGGTCCGCTGCTGGTCGCCGCCACCGCCGGGACCACCGACACCGGCCTCATCGACCCGCTGCCCGAGATCGCGGGCCTGTGCGCCGCCCACGGCGCCCGGCTGCACATCGACGCCGCCTATGGCGGAGGTCTGCTGTTCAGCGACCGCCACCGTGAGCGGCTGGCCGGACTCGAGGCCGCCCACACCGTCACCCTCGACCTGCACAAGCTCGGCTGGCAGCCGATCGCCGCCGGTCTCCTCGCCGTCGCCCGGCCCGCCGAACTCGCCGTACTCCACCAGCGCGCCGACTACCTGAACGCCGACGACGACACCGAGGCCGGATTCCCCGACCTGCTCGGCCGCTCCCTGCGCACCACGCGCCGTCCCGACGTCCTCAAGATCGCCGTCACGCTCAGGACCCTGGGCCGCACCGGACTCGGCACTCTGGTCGACCAGGTCTGCGCCCGCGCGCGCGAGTTCGCCGCGCTGGTCGAGGCACATCCCGGCTTCGAGCTGTACGGCCGGCCCGTGATCAGCACGGTGCTGTTCCGGCCCGCGGGTGCCGACGACGACACCGTGGCCGCCGTACGCCGCCGGCTGCTGCACGAGGGCAGGGCCGTCCTCGGGCGGGCCCGGCCCGACGGCCGGCTCTGGTTCAAGGCTACCCTCCTCAACCCCCACATCCGGCCGGACGACCTGGCCCGGCTGCTGAAATCCGCAGAAGAAGGCACCTCCGTATGA
- the pepN gene encoding aminopeptidase N has product MSVLTRDEAQLRAQLLDVHRYTVELDLTTGDETFDSRTAIHFTARSAGDTFVELKPAELRTVTLDGQPLDPESLDDGRLPLKNLTAGEHELRVDTVMRYSRTGEGMHRFTDPSDGETYVYTQMFMDDVQRVFAAFDQPDLKAVFEVCVTAPEGWTVLANGITEQRADGVWQAAPTPLISTYLAAVAAGPWHSVRTEHRGLPFGIHCRRSLAPHLEADAEEILDITRACFDRYHEKFEEPYPFDSYDQAFVPEFNAGAMENPGLVTFRDEFVFRSAVTDTERQTRAMVIAHEMAHMWFGDLVTLKWWDDIWLNESFAEYMGYQTTAEATRFTDPWTEFGVTRKAWGYDADQRPTTHPVAPENVDDTASALLNFDGISYAKGASALRQLAAWLGEKDFLAGINTHFARHKFGNATLADFIDSLASATDRDVPAWADSWLRTTGVDTLTPRIASTDGGRTLSVDRAGSRPHRLTAGVYDRDVTDESRLVLRTRLDLDVPQSAPQPIGKRPALLLLNDGDLTYAKIRFDTESFEAVHGALSGLPDPLTRAVVWNALRDAVRDGELPPAAYLETARAHLPRETDLALVQGVLAFASGQVADQYLSVQDRPAALATLTSLCRDLLRRTEDGDHPGLRLIAVRHLVGVAAHPDTIAAWLADGTVPGGPELDPELRWHILARLAVLGATDEAEIAAELERDPSATGQEGAARCRAALPDPQTKSAAWAAMFAGDELSNYLFTATAQGFWQPEQADLVREYVPRFYADAVAVSARRGPAIAQAAGRWAFPAHAVDAENLDLGEACLRDADLTPALRRTLADRLDDLSRALRVRDGQEAPGGTREA; this is encoded by the coding sequence ATGTCCGTACTCACGCGCGACGAAGCGCAGCTCCGAGCACAGCTCCTCGACGTCCACCGCTACACGGTCGAACTGGACCTCACCACCGGGGACGAGACCTTCGACTCCCGCACCGCGATCCACTTCACCGCGCGGTCGGCCGGGGACACGTTCGTCGAGCTGAAGCCCGCCGAGCTGCGCACGGTCACGCTCGACGGACAGCCCCTCGACCCGGAGTCGCTGGACGACGGCCGGCTGCCGCTGAAGAACCTCACCGCGGGCGAGCACGAGCTGCGCGTGGACACGGTCATGCGCTACTCCCGCACGGGCGAGGGCATGCACCGCTTCACCGACCCCAGCGACGGCGAGACGTACGTCTACACGCAGATGTTCATGGACGACGTCCAGCGTGTCTTCGCCGCCTTCGACCAGCCCGATCTGAAGGCGGTCTTCGAGGTCTGCGTCACCGCGCCCGAGGGCTGGACCGTCCTCGCCAACGGCATCACCGAGCAGCGCGCCGACGGCGTCTGGCAGGCCGCGCCCACCCCGCTGATCTCGACCTACCTCGCCGCCGTCGCGGCGGGCCCCTGGCACTCGGTGCGCACCGAGCACCGCGGGCTGCCCTTCGGCATCCACTGCCGCCGCTCCCTCGCGCCCCACCTGGAGGCGGACGCCGAGGAGATCCTCGACATCACGCGCGCGTGCTTCGACCGCTACCACGAGAAGTTCGAGGAGCCGTACCCCTTCGACTCCTACGACCAGGCGTTCGTGCCCGAGTTCAACGCGGGCGCCATGGAGAACCCCGGCCTGGTCACCTTCCGCGACGAGTTCGTCTTCCGCTCCGCCGTCACCGACACCGAGCGGCAGACCCGTGCCATGGTCATCGCGCACGAGATGGCCCACATGTGGTTCGGCGACCTCGTCACCCTCAAGTGGTGGGACGACATCTGGCTGAACGAGTCCTTCGCCGAGTACATGGGCTACCAGACCACTGCCGAGGCCACCCGGTTCACCGACCCCTGGACCGAGTTCGGCGTCACCCGCAAGGCCTGGGGCTACGACGCCGACCAGCGCCCGACCACCCACCCGGTCGCCCCCGAGAACGTCGACGACACCGCCTCCGCGCTGCTCAACTTCGACGGCATCTCCTACGCCAAGGGCGCCTCCGCGCTGCGCCAGCTGGCCGCCTGGCTGGGCGAGAAGGACTTCCTCGCCGGCATCAACACGCACTTCGCACGGCACAAGTTCGGCAACGCCACCCTCGCCGACTTCATCGACTCCCTCGCCTCCGCGACCGACCGGGACGTGCCCGCCTGGGCCGACAGCTGGCTGCGCACCACCGGCGTGGACACGCTCACGCCGCGCATCGCCTCCACCGACGGCGGACGCACCCTCAGCGTCGACCGCGCGGGCAGCCGCCCGCACCGCCTCACCGCCGGTGTGTACGACCGCGACGTCACCGACGAGAGCCGACTCGTGCTGCGCACGCGCCTGGACCTGGACGTCCCGCAGAGTGCCCCGCAGCCCATCGGCAAGCGTCCCGCGCTGCTCCTGCTCAACGACGGCGACCTCACCTACGCCAAGATCCGTTTCGACACCGAGTCCTTCGAGGCGGTGCACGGCGCACTGTCCGGGCTGCCCGACCCGCTCACCCGCGCGGTCGTCTGGAACGCCCTGAGGGACGCCGTGCGCGACGGCGAACTGCCGCCCGCCGCCTACCTGGAGACGGCCCGCGCCCACCTGCCGCGCGAGACCGACCTGGCCCTCGTCCAGGGTGTCCTCGCCTTCGCCTCCGGCCAGGTCGCCGACCAGTACCTGAGCGTGCAGGACCGCCCGGCCGCCCTGGCCACCCTCACCTCGCTCTGCCGCGACCTGCTGCGGCGCACCGAGGACGGCGACCACCCCGGCCTGCGGCTGATCGCCGTACGGCATCTGGTCGGCGTCGCCGCCCACCCCGACACCATCGCCGCCTGGCTCGCCGACGGCACCGTGCCCGGCGGGCCGGAACTGGATCCCGAGCTGCGGTGGCACATACTCGCCCGGCTCGCCGTCCTCGGCGCCACCGACGAGGCCGAGATCGCCGCCGAGCTGGAGCGGGACCCGAGCGCCACCGGCCAGGAGGGCGCCGCCCGCTGCCGCGCGGCCCTGCCCGACCCGCAGACCAAGAGCGCGGCCTGGGCGGCCATGTTCGCGGGCGACGAGCTGTCCAACTACCTTTTCACGGCCACCGCGCAGGGCTTCTGGCAGCCTGAACAGGCCGATCTGGTACGGGAGTACGTGCCGCGTTTCTACGCGGACGCGGTCGCCGTCAGCGCCCGTCGCGGCCCGGCCATCGCGCAGGCCGCCGGGCGCTGGGCCTTCCCGGCCCATGCGGTCGACGCCGAGAACCTGGACCTCGGCGAGGCCTGTCTGCGCGACGCCGACCTCACGCCGGCCCTGCGCCGCACCCTCGCCGACCGCCTCGACGACCTCTCCCGCGCCCTGCGTGTGCGCGACGGGCAGGAGGCGCCCGGCGGGACGCGGGAGGCCTAG
- a CDS encoding chorismate mutase encodes MTTSNTGTGDVEPQVRQELERLRDSIDNIDAAVVHLLAERFKATQQVGRLKAVHQLPPADPARESRQIERLRRLAENAKLDPAFAEKFLNFIIAEVIRHHERIAEDTANAQPTDD; translated from the coding sequence ATGACCACCAGCAATACCGGCACCGGTGACGTGGAGCCCCAGGTCCGCCAGGAACTGGAGCGGCTGCGCGACAGCATCGACAACATCGACGCGGCCGTCGTCCATCTGCTCGCCGAGCGTTTCAAGGCCACCCAGCAGGTCGGGCGGCTCAAGGCCGTCCACCAGCTGCCGCCCGCCGACCCGGCCCGCGAGTCCCGCCAGATCGAGCGGCTGCGCCGCCTCGCCGAGAACGCCAAGCTCGACCCGGCCTTCGCCGAGAAGTTCCTGAACTTCATCATCGCCGAGGTGATCCGGCACCACGAGCGCATCGCCGAGGACACCGCCAACGCCCAGCCGACGGACGACTGA
- a CDS encoding helix-turn-helix domain-containing protein, giving the protein MYQTWMRFFSPHPVHHRLGLVCLGVGLQHGTLPTVGPRVLDHHVAVVISSGGGWYRGADGRRTTVTAPALLWLTPGVPHHYAPDADTGWDEGFVDFAGSAAATYTELGYIEPERPVVPLSDASGPRAVIARIVRAARRGNPLLEVETGAAVHELLVALRRARADLAPDGDQVLEALARDACTPMSVADHARVHGMTPAELRGAVRRAAGCSPKDYLLGIRLARAKELLAATELPVAAVARRVGYDDPAYFSRLFTRRVGLAPVRFRAQQGRSVPGGWSDRVPDPDDPPMIHSPDTP; this is encoded by the coding sequence ATGTACCAGACCTGGATGCGGTTCTTCAGCCCCCATCCCGTCCACCACCGCCTCGGCCTGGTCTGCCTCGGCGTCGGTCTCCAGCACGGCACGCTGCCCACGGTCGGCCCGCGCGTCCTCGACCACCACGTGGCCGTCGTGATCAGCTCGGGCGGCGGCTGGTACCGGGGCGCCGACGGCCGCCGCACGACCGTCACCGCGCCCGCGCTGCTCTGGCTCACCCCCGGAGTGCCCCACCACTACGCGCCCGATGCGGACACCGGCTGGGACGAGGGCTTCGTCGACTTCGCCGGGTCCGCCGCCGCCACCTACACCGAACTCGGCTACATCGAACCCGAGCGGCCCGTCGTCCCGCTCTCCGACGCCTCCGGGCCCCGCGCGGTGATCGCCCGCATCGTCCGCGCCGCCCGCCGGGGCAACCCGCTGCTGGAGGTGGAGACCGGCGCCGCCGTGCACGAGCTGCTCGTCGCCCTGCGCCGGGCCCGCGCCGATCTCGCCCCGGACGGCGACCAGGTGCTCGAGGCCCTCGCCCGGGACGCCTGCACCCCGATGAGCGTCGCCGACCACGCGCGCGTGCACGGCATGACCCCCGCCGAGCTGCGCGGCGCCGTCCGCCGGGCCGCCGGGTGCAGCCCCAAGGACTACCTGCTCGGCATCCGTCTGGCCCGCGCCAAGGAACTCCTCGCCGCCACCGAGCTGCCCGTCGCGGCCGTCGCCCGGCGGGTCGGCTACGACGACCCCGCCTACTTCTCCCGGCTGTTCACGCGCCGTGTGGGCCTCGCTCCCGTCCGCTTCCGGGCCCAGCAGGGCCGCAGCGTCCCCGGAGGCTGGAGCGACCGGGTCCCGGACCCCGACGACCCCCCGATGATCCACTCTCCGGACACCCCGTAG